One window of Populus nigra chromosome 5, ddPopNigr1.1, whole genome shotgun sequence genomic DNA carries:
- the LOC133694342 gene encoding pentatricopeptide repeat-containing protein At1g09190-like, whose translation MSRACREIERNILRLLHGRETRTQLREIHAHFLRRGLNQLNQILSHFVSICGSLNKMAYANRIFKQTQNPTIILFNAMIKGYSLNGPFEESFRLFSSMKNRGIWPDEYTLAPLLKACSSLGVLQLGKCMHKEVLVVGFECFSAIRIGVIELYSSCGVMEDAEKVFDEMYQRDVIVWNLMIRGFCKRGDVDMGLCFFRQMRKRSVVSWNIMISCLAQSRRDSEALGLFHDMLDWGFKPDEATVVTVLPICARLGSLDVGKWIHSYAKSSGLYRDFVAVGNALVDFYNKSGMFETARRVFDEMPRKNVISWNTLISGLAFNGNGELGVALLEEMMNEGVSPNDATFVGVLSCCAHAGLFERGRELLASMVEHHQIEPKLEHYGCMVDLLGRSGCVREAYDLIRSMPGGTPNAALWGSLLSACRTHGDVELAHLAVKELIDLEPWNSGNYVLLSNMYAEEERWEKVANVRGVMREKNVKKTPGQSVIG comes from the coding sequence ATGAGCAGAGCTTGCAGGGAGATTGAGCGCAACATCTTGCGCCTTCTCCACGGGCGCGAAACCCGAACACAGCTCCGTGAGATACACGCACATTTCCTTCGACGTGGTCTCAACCAACTCAACCAAATCCTTTCCCATTTCGTCTCCATTTGCGGGTCACTAAACAAAATGGCCTATGCGAATCGGATTTTTAAGCAAACCCAGAACCCCACTATAATCCTATTCAATGCAATGATTAAAGGGTATTCTTTAAATGGACCCTTTGAAGAGTCTTTCCGtttgttttcttcaatgaaAAATCGAGGTATTTGGCCGGATGAGTACACGCTTGCGCCTTTGCTTAAGGCGTGTTCAAGTCTTGGCGTGCTTCAGCTTGGGAAATGTATGCACAAGGAGGTTCTTGTTGTTGGGTTCGAGTGTTTTAGCGCAATAAGAATTGGGGTTATAGAGTTGTATAGTTCTTGTGGGGTAATGGAAGATGCTGAGaaagtgtttgatgaaatgtaTCAAAGAGATGTGATTGTTTGGAATTTGATGATTCGTGGGTTTTGTAAGAGAGGGGATGTTGATATggggttgtgtttttttagacAGATGAGAAAGCGGAGTGTTGTTTCGTGGAATATCATGATTTCTTGCCTCGCACAAAGTCGGCGGGATAGTGAAGCTTTAGGACTTTTTCATGATATGCTGGATTGGGGATTTAAGCCGGATGAGGCAACCGTAGTTACTGTTCTGCCTATTTGTGCTCGTTTGGGTTCTCTTGATGTTGGGAAATGGATTCATTCTTATGCAAAATCAAGTGGGCTTTATCGAGATTTTGTAGCTGTGGGCAATGCACTAGTGGATTTTTACAATAAATCCGGCATGTTTGAGACTGCTAGAAGGGTATTTGATGAGATGCCTCGAAAGAACGTGATTTCTTGGAACACATTAATTTCGGGTTTGGCTTTTAATGGGAATGGTGAACTTGGGGTTGCATTGTTGGAGGAGATGATGAACGAAGGGGTAAGCCCCAATGATGCGACATTTGTTGGGGTTTTATCGTGTTGTGCTCACGCAGGACTGTTTGAAAGAGGGAGGGAATTGCTTGCTTCAATGGTGGAGCATCATCAAATCGAGCCTAAACTTGAGCACTATGGATGCATGGTTGATCTCCTAGGGCGTAGTGGATGTGTGAGGGAGGCTTATGACCTGATTAGAAGTATGCCTGGGGGAACTCCAAATGCTGCTTTATGGGGTTCCTTGCTTAGTGCTTGCCGTACACACGGTGATGTAGAGCTTGCACACCTTGCAGTAAAAGAGCTTATTGATCTTGAACCATGGAATTCTGGCAACTATGTGTTGTTGTCGAATATGTATGCAGAGGAAGAGAGATGGGAAAAAGTTGCAAATGTACGAGGGGTGATGAGGGAGAAGAATGTCAAGAAGACACCAGGGCAGAGTGTTATTGGATAA
- the LOC133694915 gene encoding pentatricopeptide repeat-containing protein At1g09190-like, with translation MLKHPTGNEVDDDNDFDTSSGSDIVNQILSHFVSICGSLNKMAYVNRIFKQTQNPTIILFNAMIKGYSLNGPFEESFHLFSSMENRGIWPDEYTLAPLLKACSSLGVLQLGKCMHKEVLVVGFEGFSAIRIGVIELYSSCGVMEDAEKVFDEMYQRDVIVWNLMIRGFCKRGDVDMGLCLFRQMRKRSVVSWNIMISCLAQSRRDSEALGLFHDTLDWGFKPDEATVVTVYFLEIYFFKFF, from the exons ATGCTGAAACATCCTACAGGGAATGAAGTGGATGATGATAACGATTTTGATACGAGCAGTGGTTCtgacattg TCAACCAAATCCTTTCCCATTTCGTCTCCATTTGCGGGTCACTAAACAAAATGGCCTATGTGAATCGGATTTTTAAGCAAACCCAGAACCCCACTATAATCCTATTCAATGCAATGATTAAAGGGTATTCTTTAAATGGACCCTTTGAAGAGTCTTtccatttgttttcttcaatggAAAATCGAGGTATTTGGCCGGATGAGTACACGCTTGCGCCTTTGCTTAAGGCGTGTTCAAGTCTTGGCGTGCTTCAACTTGGGAAATGTATGCACAAGGAGGTTCTTGTTGTTGGGTTCGAGGGTTTTAGCGCAATAAGAATTGGGGTTATAGAGTTGTATAGTTCTTGTGGGGTAATGGAAGATGCTGAGaaagtgtttgatgaaatgtaTCAAAGAGATGTGATTGTTTGGAATTTGATGATTCGTGGGTTTTGTAAGAGAGGGGATGTTGATATGGGGTTGTGTTTGTTTAGACAGATGAGAAAGCGGAGTGTTGTTTCGTGGAATATCATGATTTCTTGCCTAGCACAAAGTCGGCGGGATAGTGAAGCATTAGGACTTTTTCATGATACGCTGGATTGGGGATTTAAGCCGGATGAGGCAACCGTAGTTACTGTTTActttcttgaaatttatttttttaaatttttttaa